The Gossypium hirsutum isolate 1008001.06 chromosome D02, Gossypium_hirsutum_v2.1, whole genome shotgun sequence region taaaatataattcgaCTTATAATACAAATCCTCCGTGTTACTTTTATCCGTTACCCCAAATcaaatgaaaagagaaaacaaTTCCAACTGCCCACTAGTTTACACTTTGGAAATAAAAAAGGTGGTAAAGGAATGGGGTATGATTGGAGAATAATATTCAAATCCCAACAATACTTATGAGGTCTTGCGGAGATTTTAGGTTGGGGTTTTATGTTGCGTAATATTGTTTGTAGGGTTTATCTTAGAGGCGACATTGTTGGGGAGGTAGTCATGGACCTCGAACATGAATTATAAGACGatcttgaaaaatattaaaagttatatatatatatatataaaccataatTAAACTTTCATGTATATAACTGCGCCAAATTAAAATTActgttataatttataaaatgaaggttgatatttatattattatttatttatgtttattaattttttattacattgtttttgtaattttttattttatagtaattgacctaaaaattaataatatgatTGATTTGCCATATATATTTTTAGGCCAAAAATAAACCCTCCatctatatatattaattataagaagcaaaaggttaattttttattcttggtatattatcaaatttagctctcaatatTTATATCTTTTGCTAATTTGGTccttatcatttaattaaatttagccattaatctttcaaaaagaatcaatttatttttttaatgaaaatgctaatcaaaacattaattttttaacgatGTTGGCACAGCAATCCGTGTGACAATCCATCCATACGTACTTTATGCTAACATGCcactatttatcttatatatcatattaacaaataatttaaaatttataaaatattaaaaaaatttataaaaacatagTATGAAGTAAATGTGAATTAGGATGCAAGttacatatataaaattttattttcattaaaatgacaatttaattctttttaaaagattgatagttaaatttaactccttttaaaatataaagagctaaatttaactaaaaaaagaataaaaattaaaatgataaagaaaattgaaattatttacaGGAAATATCAGGAGGAAAGTAGGTGTCCCTATATATGATTCTTCACCCACTATATAACTTTATTTCTTCTTCATTGTAGCACACATATAGTTTCATTTAAGGTAGATCTGCATTTGAATTCATCAAACAGCCATGGAAGCTCTCCTCTCTCAATTCACTTTCCTCTCAGATCAAGCTTTACAAGGCAACAAGAACTTCGACCCATCCGCCATGGAAGACCTAATGAAGCTTTTCGAGATCGAATCTTACAAAGCATGGGCAGCTTTGGAGCTAGAGGAAGAAAAACAAGTGAAAGGAGCTGAAATAACCATGCAACAAGCAGAGGATTATTTTGACTCAGTCATGGAAACCGCCGTGGATGAGTTCAGGCGATTCGAGGAAGAAATGGAACGCGAGTCAAAAGCTGAACTCAGTGGTGTTGATGATACTGCTgagaaagttaaaaaaatggGGGATTTGATGGAAAAAGGTGCAAACATTGCTTCTAAATTGTATGTTGAAGCTGCTATGAAATCTGCAGGTTTTAATGGACTTTCACCTAACAAGGTTCATCCTTCAtgaaaaaagttatatatatatattatatttatttaatttcatttttttgtaatttatatgtaTGATTGATAAGGAAGCTTGATGGGGGTTTCTTCGATGTTACTGTTTTTTTTAATggattatttgtttttaattaaaatccatGAACTGGGTTTCAAGCAATTTTTCCACAAATTCTTCGGCTATGAGTTCTTCTTTCCATGCACAGTCATAGAATCGTTGTTTATCATATTGTATTTAATTCAATGATTTCGTGTACTTGTAGCGGtaaactattttttattctttctattaaaattttgagtaaaGTAGCCCTTGTATGCTGATTAAAGAGGCAACTATTCTGGGTTATAACCATTATCTAGGAAAGTATTCGATATTTAAAGTTGAGCTATGAGGCATTTTGGATGGACTGTCTATTTTAAACGAATAAATATATGAAAGAGTACTGATTCACCCAGATAGTATGGAGGTGATTAAAGTCATTGAAGATAAGCAACCAAAGGATGCAAATTCAACATTGGTTAGAAGCACCACAcaattattaaaatgtgaaagaTTTGTGGTTCTCTGTATGTTCTCAGGAAGAATAATCGAGTTGCTGATGGAATTGCCAAATTGACTTCTGATAGTAAATAAGGTGCCCAGATTTTGGAAGATTCCTATGGAGATTTTACAAGAATTATGTTAAGATAAAGCAAATGGTTTTTTTTTACTTCTAGTAATTTGATGTATTATACTTTGAGTTTGTtatattcacaaaaaaaaaagaaaaaaaaagagaggaaactattctttctattaaaaattctatctatttttactattaaaaactgatcATTGGACAAATTATGTGAAACTATCTAATTATTTCGTTAGTCACACAAATTTTTAgcagtaaaaatggatgaaatttttaacagaaaagactaatttgttttttaatctAATCTACATGGACTACTTGTCCAACTTTGTAGTAAAAATAGGCAAAAATATAATCAGACCCTTAGCTACacaaatttttaacagtaaaaaaatataaatttttaacaaaaagattcAAATTGCTTTAAatgatttaacccctaaattgatatttttattttaaatgatttaaccaaatataacacaataattataaacaatatattatttaacataaaaattccGTTAACAAGACCCAAAATAAAATGCCATAAAGAAAATTTAGTTATATAGTTATTTCCTCGTAAACCAAATAGCTATTAAAAGGCGGGAATCTACATATCTCATCTGAAATTTAGATTTAGATATAAGCGAAGAAaatcttttgttattattttaccCAAAATTCTATAATTTCAGGTATGAAATTTTGTTCCTTTAATTTGCATAGTAATGTAATAGTAATAATCAACAAATTCGCTCTCTATTTTTGAATTTTCGTTAAAATTTCTCCAGGGTTCGGTTCTGATTTGGTGCAAGTCTTTTTTGAATTTCAGTTTCATGCGAAGTTCTAGGGTTCCTTCAATTAGATTGAATTGATCGATTTCGCTTCGTTTTGTTTGTTTAACAAGAAATTAATGGAAATTCAGGAGGAGGAGTCtcgaaaaggaaaaaaaaaaaaaactacatcgCATCAATTAATCTGATATTTTTATTGTGCAGGAGAAACGTTTgatattaatttgttattttgagGTGATTAACCGATAGCATGTGCCTCAGGATTTACTCTCATAGCAGGTAATCCCGTTTATATTCATGCTATTAAAGTTAATCTTGTTAACATATATGCAAATGTGAGGAATTTTGTAAGAAAGGTTGGGAGCTCTGGAATTTGTCTTGTGGATATCGGATTGGAATACGAATTCTTCAAGTTTATCTGCACTCACCCATAACTTATTTGTGTATTGTTCAGTGATCTTTCAACTTAACAAGAAAGGCTATGTAGTTTGCTTGGTTTTTACTATTATAATCTTTGTAGAATCTGAGTCCTAAGCAAGAATCTTTTAAGAAGTGGCAATTAGATAGTTGGACGTGCCAAAGTGAAGGTGCTGCTGCAGTTGAATGTGTCATTGGCATTTTGTAAACCGATGGTTTCAGTTTCGGTTTCACTTTTATGGCTGTTGAATCTCTTGGTTGAGTATGTCTTGACATGCGTGTGATATCTTTCTGTTCAGGATGGCATAATTGCCTTGACTTCTTTGAGCACCTTCATGATAGTAGATTTATTTAATGACTACCGTTCTGATTATGAAGTGTTGCTGAATATTCCAATAAGGTATGATGGATTTATTACTTGACATCTTCTATGCAACTATCAACATCTCGGTGGGCACCTGACATGTGAGCCTTTTGCTTTGAAAAAAATCGAAATAGGATAAACACAAATACCATTGGAGCTAAACATAGGGATTTTACGAGAAGTGATAGAATAAATACAAATACAAATCTTATAGCTGTCGCTCAATTAATCGTGTTGTTGCACAGAAGGAAGAGTTGCTCTGTTAGTCTTTGATGCTGCAAAAGTCATTTTCCAATGGTAAGACGTCACCGGAGCTGTTCTCAGATTCCAAAGCATTATAAGAGGCAAAGAAGTAGGAGCTCTAAATCTTCTAGCTCAAATCTTGTGACAATAGAGCAGAAAAGCTGAAAAGTGCTAGTGACATATTAATAAAAGACGATGAAGGAAAAGGTATATCAAATAGCTCCTCCTTGTGCAtgtagtttattttcttttcagaGTTCTTTTATATCTTCTTGAAGTTTATTTGGTACATTTTCCAAGTTTGCTGGTTCTATTAATATTTGAGAAacaatgtcacattgaagtttggAATCACAATGCTTTTGATTTACTGGAAGCAGATACATTATTAgatagcctttttttttttttttccttttcttgatTATATGATATTTGGTTCAGGGGGATGATGCAACCACAATTCATATTGGAAAAATGCAATCAAGGATCCCAAGTGGGTTCTCAGGTCTTGTGAAATTCAAAACtcatttcatgctttaattttagtcttgatgaatGAAGATCATTCAGTTTCATGTACACAAATCCGTTTTTCTTACCTCCCTCAGTTATATGGAAATTTTCCAAGCTGAGTAATGTGCTGTTTTGTACAGCTCATGCTACCTAATAACATCCAGTTAGAAAATGCAAAGGAAAATAATGGGGAGAGGTTATTTATGTGCTTTACCATTGTAGAACAAAAAAAGAGATGTCTGCAATTGCCAAAAGCCTCTTATTTTGTTGGTTTTGTTATTTACAATGATAGATAGCCATTCTAGCTAAGTGTTTTGGGTTGAACCGTTATTATTCACCTTCCATGAATATATGATGATGTCTAAAATGTACTTTGGTGCAAGGTTTGAAGTATCACAATGGTTTGTTATAACTGCAGTAAGTTACTTCACTACCTTCTGCACAGGATTTCTTGAAGGACAATTCTGCTAACTTGTTTTAATTAAACTGATTCAATGCACATTTATATGCCgcattaaaacatattttagtGCCTTTGTTCTCACAAAGGTTAGTTTGCTGATTTCTTGTAGTTTACTTTGTGAATCAAGAATTATGgtgagagaaagaaaagaaaaaaaggtaaaaGGAACACGACTTGTCAGCTGTTTTTTTACTAACTGTTGTCTGGTTTAGAAAGAAATCCAAAATGGAAGGTTGCAGCTCTTCTAGAGGCTAGGCAAAAGGAGGTAATATCTAATACAAATGTCCTACGAATGCTTGTCTGTTCGTGTTTGTTTCACTTATTCATTTTCTGCAATGGGAATGCCATCTCATATATAACATTAGATACTTTTGTGGTGTGTACTGCCGAAAATGGTCCAGATGAGACGAACTCGGTCTTGACAGAGAAATCACACAGTTGGTTTCCCTGGTATAATTTTTGAACCCCTCACTCTAGTTTACGGTTGTGACTCAATGTTTTAGCCTGCAGCCAACTTTAATCAACATCGACAGGAGCAAGCtcgaaaagagaaagaagagttGGAAAAGTTGCTCAAAGAGAACCCGTTATAAGGAACTAGAGGAGCTTCAAAGATGAAAGGAAGAGGCCATGAAAAGGAAGAAGCAACAGGGGGCCGGAAAACATTCAAATCAGACAAAATCATCTGTAAAGAACAAACTCCGACCGGAGTTGTCCTTTGCCCTCGGTTCTAAATGATTGATTTTATAACCAGGTTTATTTGTTCTAATATTTTGTACTGTAGCTGAACTTCCATTAGTAATTAAGAGCATATATATGATTGTGAACGTAGTTTTAAAGTTGAAAACCTATTCTGCTTGCTTTACCTTTAACCGGTCTCCGGTTTTGATCATGCAATCGATAACTCCTATGGTCATCTAAGCTTTGCTCTCATGGCCTCATGGGTCTATGATAAACTCTGTTGCTTCCTTAGGGACGAATTGACCGTTAGAATGAATTGAGACCTTTATCTCGATTAATTCATACAATCACTTTGAAAATATAGTacaaatttttcaaaattcaccATCATAACCCTTCctttttttctaagttacaatTTAAGTtccgtttgtttcactgaaaatggcttctggaaaattatttatgaaaaatgatttacttttctagaaaaaCTAATAGTTTATGATGTTTGGATGGATCTGTGTAAAGTGTTTTTCATTGTTTAgaagatttcctgaaaatatttcataaaagttgttttcaatgaaacaaatatacatttgagatttatgataaGTAGTGAATTGATTACAAAGTAATGTTAAGGtgaatttaaagtaaataatgaatcttcatgatattaaggattaaattgtaaattttgtgaaatttataattgaaacaagagaagtgatatgcatgaaaatttgttatgtgaaataaaatattataatgaattgtttgattaaagtgcttatatggtgaaaaataaattacatggcaatagggactaaattgaaaagtatacAAAAGTTTAAGTGTGAAACAATTGAATATGTGAATAAGGAAATTGCGATAAAAGTTTAATGAATTTGTTATGAGatgataaaatatgcataaagtattgtaaaagtgaaattttggaaaaaaatatggaatttttatgatgacaatgattaaattgttaaatttgagaaaatatatgaatgaaataatagaagtgaaatacatagaaatttgatatgtgaattcaGGTATTCacataaattatgtgattaaagtgtaacaagaaagaaatttgatttaatatgattaattagtgaatattgaatttttatgacaaaaatagactaaattgaaaagttatgagagtttataagaaaatatttgataagtgaagaaTGTAGTAGAGAATGTAATATCCTTGTGCTTTGACCTGATGTTTGGGTCGGGTATGGGGGTGTTATAATGAAAAGAGCCTCATCagtttggaaaatgtcttacggaaaaacataaaaaattttggtAAGACATTTTACTGGAATAAATGGGTAATTCTACACTGACTGAAATATTTTTTACGTTGCCCATTTTATTTTACATGAAACAAACATCGACAAAATTTGAAACTAATTTTCATAAAAGCTATTACGTTGAAATAAACATAACTTGCCTAGTGTAAATAAGCAAAGCTAAGCATATGGCAAACCTAATTTagctttataaaattataaaaatctggATTGTGGTTTAATCGAAGTTACTATAagattaaactaaatttaattttCGATACAATCAAATATTACAACATATTTCTACTTTTTTGAGATACTTATATCTTTTTTAGACAACTCTTTAAGCTTGTGTCAAACGAAAGTCCCGCTTACTTAGAACTATTCAGGGGTATGACTCGGTTCCACATTCACATGAGCATATGTAGATATACATAGAATCCATTTATTAACTATCACTTTTGGTCCCAACTACCATACCCATCTGAAGTGATTGAAAAAACGTCTTATCGCTATCCTATCTAGACCTATGACGACAGACCACTTGATTATTTACCCTCAACTCGCTTGTGAGAATATGACACGTGGCACCTCGAGATTACACTTAAGAGTATATAAACCTTCAGTCCCAACTGAAAAAAAGGGATTCCCTCTCTCTCTTACATTCTTCTTACTTCATTATCCCCCGTTTCCGACCTACCCACCATTGCTATCCAAGCTCCCT contains the following coding sequences:
- the LOC107908591 gene encoding uncharacterized protein, yielding MEALLSQFTFLSDQALQGNKNFDPSAMEDLMKLFEIESYKAWAALELEEEKQVKGAEITMQQAEDYFDSVMETAVDEFRRFEEEMERESKAELSGVDDTAEKVKKMGDLMEKGANIASKLYVEAAMKSAGFNGLSPNKVHPS